A region from the Microbacterium lacus genome encodes:
- a CDS encoding DUF4191 family protein has translation MAARSTAPEKRPGFFSQIRTLFTFTRKAYPWLPWLLIGIMILATGLGVAIGFLLPPVALWSIILWAITGVMLGILASLMTMTRLSTSAMYKQIDGMPGAAGHVLSTSLGRKWQSSEMPVGVNPKTQEAVYRAVGRGGVVIVGEGARGRLTRLVNDERSKAQRVAAGVPVTVLYVGHGADEVPIAKLASTIKALPTKIDRATMAAVIKRLESVSQSLASLPIPKGIDPTKARAPRPR, from the coding sequence ATGGCAGCACGCAGTACGGCGCCCGAGAAGCGGCCCGGATTCTTCTCGCAGATCCGCACCCTGTTCACGTTCACGCGCAAGGCGTACCCCTGGCTGCCGTGGCTGCTGATCGGCATCATGATCCTCGCCACCGGTCTCGGCGTCGCGATCGGCTTCCTGCTGCCGCCGGTCGCGCTGTGGAGCATCATCCTCTGGGCGATCACGGGCGTCATGCTCGGCATCCTCGCGTCGCTCATGACGATGACGCGCCTGTCCACGAGTGCGATGTACAAGCAGATCGACGGGATGCCGGGCGCGGCCGGCCATGTGCTGTCGACGTCGCTGGGACGCAAGTGGCAGTCCAGCGAGATGCCGGTCGGCGTGAACCCCAAGACGCAGGAAGCGGTGTACCGCGCCGTCGGGCGCGGTGGAGTCGTCATCGTCGGCGAAGGGGCCCGCGGCCGGCTCACCCGGCTCGTGAACGACGAACGCTCGAAGGCTCAGCGCGTCGCCGCCGGCGTGCCCGTCACCGTCCTCTACGTCGGGCACGGTGCCGACGAGGTGCCGATCGCGAAGCTCGCCTCGACGATCAAGGCCCTGCCGACCAAAATCGACCGCGCGACGATGGCTGCGGTCATCAAGCGGCTCGAGTCCGTCTCCCAGTCGCTGGCGTCGCTGCCCATCCCGAAGGGCATCGACCCCACGAAGGCGCGCGCCCCGCGCCCGCGCTAG
- the lpdA gene encoding dihydrolipoyl dehydrogenase: MTDHTFDVVILGGGSGGYAAALRAAELGKSVALVEKDKLGGTCLHRGCIPTKALLHAAEVADVARDAASIGIRATLEGVDPAGVRAYREGIVAKKFKGLEGLIAARGITVVRGEGRLEQGPAVRVGDDLYRGGDVVLATGSYSRTLPGLEIGGRVLTSEHALELEEIPRRVVILGGGVIGVEFASVWRSFGVEVTIVEALDHLVPNEDVAMSKGLERAFRRRGIASSLGVRFQSVTQTADAVTVTLEDGKSFEADYLLVAVGRGPATAGLGFEEAGVGIDRGFVQTDERLRTGVEHVWAVGDIVPGLQLAHRGFQQGIYVAEQIGGLDPVLIPDVQIPKVTYSHPEVASVGITEAQAIAAHGADQVISYEYNLAGNGKSEIIGTGGLVKVVRRKDGPVLGVHLVGDRVGELITEGQLAVGWEAHPEDIAPFVHAHPTQSEALGEAFLALAGKPLHAL, encoded by the coding sequence ATGACCGATCACACTTTCGACGTCGTCATCCTCGGAGGCGGCAGCGGCGGCTACGCCGCGGCGCTGCGCGCGGCCGAGCTCGGCAAGTCCGTCGCCCTCGTGGAGAAGGACAAGCTCGGCGGCACATGCCTGCACCGCGGGTGCATTCCGACCAAGGCGCTCCTGCACGCGGCCGAAGTCGCCGATGTCGCCAGGGATGCGGCATCCATCGGCATCAGGGCGACGCTCGAAGGCGTCGATCCCGCCGGGGTGCGTGCGTACCGCGAGGGCATCGTCGCCAAGAAGTTCAAGGGACTCGAAGGTCTCATCGCGGCCCGTGGCATCACGGTCGTCCGCGGCGAGGGCCGGCTGGAGCAGGGGCCCGCCGTGCGCGTGGGCGACGACCTCTATCGCGGCGGTGACGTCGTGCTCGCGACAGGGTCGTACAGCCGAACCCTGCCCGGACTGGAGATCGGAGGACGTGTCCTCACGAGCGAGCACGCCCTCGAGCTCGAAGAGATCCCGCGCCGTGTCGTCATCCTCGGCGGTGGGGTCATCGGCGTCGAGTTCGCGAGTGTGTGGCGGTCCTTCGGCGTCGAGGTGACGATCGTCGAGGCGCTGGATCACCTCGTGCCCAACGAGGACGTCGCGATGAGCAAGGGGCTCGAACGCGCCTTCCGGCGCCGCGGCATCGCCTCCTCGCTCGGCGTGCGCTTCCAGTCGGTCACGCAGACCGCGGATGCCGTCACCGTCACGCTCGAGGACGGCAAGAGCTTCGAGGCCGACTATCTTCTCGTCGCGGTCGGCCGGGGGCCGGCGACAGCCGGCCTCGGCTTCGAAGAGGCCGGCGTCGGGATCGACCGCGGCTTCGTGCAGACCGACGAGCGACTGCGCACCGGGGTGGAGCACGTGTGGGCCGTCGGCGACATCGTGCCGGGGCTCCAACTCGCGCACCGCGGGTTCCAGCAGGGCATCTACGTCGCCGAGCAGATCGGAGGGCTGGACCCCGTTCTGATCCCCGATGTGCAGATCCCCAAGGTCACCTACAGCCACCCGGAAGTGGCCTCCGTGGGAATCACCGAGGCGCAGGCGATCGCCGCGCACGGGGCCGATCAGGTGATCTCCTACGAGTACAACCTGGCCGGCAACGGCAAGAGCGAGATCATCGGCACGGGCGGGCTGGTGAAGGTCGTCCGTCGCAAGGACGGGCCCGTGCTGGGCGTGCACCTCGTCGGGGATCGTGTCGGCGAGCTCATCACCGAGGGGCAGCTTGCCGTGGGCTGGGAGGCCCATCCCGAGGACATCGCCCCGTTCGTCCACGCCCACCCCACGCAGAGCGAAGCGCTCGGCGAGGCGTTCCTCGCGCTGGCCGGAAAACCGCTCCACGCGCTCTGA
- a CDS encoding leucyl aminopeptidase: MSFPDLSVHTTPLRETDATAVLLVVPSFDPAEPPVDDDWPGLFEALSATGFSGSLHAFQRVYAPQSTTLPLAVVGAGSGADPAVIREAVGTGIRLLTGFESVAVGVLTADSEHWRPAAEGATLGGYRFDGYKSEQPKPRARRVQVHASVEPAAEDVAAVVAEASAVALVKDLISIPAEWLGPADFAERAVASVADLPVTVDVYDEEDLRDGGFGGILGVGQGSDRPPRLVRVDYAPEDAQRHVALVGKGITFDTGGLSLKPPASMVGMKYDMCGAATALAVVRAVATLGLPVHATAWLCIADNMPSGNATRPGDVLRIADGTTVEVLNTDAEGRLVLADGLVAASREHPDVIVDVATLTGAITIALGNRHAGVMGEDAAVADYLAVSADAGELAWQLPLPAHMVDELDSPIADLQNAKIGDPAGGSLFAGLFLRHFVGRVSDEPDAPRIPWVHLDIAGVGMNKGAGYGFTDKGPTGATVRSLIRFVGREETR; this comes from the coding sequence ATGTCGTTTCCCGACCTCTCCGTGCACACCACCCCGCTCCGAGAGACGGACGCCACCGCAGTGCTGCTGGTCGTGCCGTCCTTCGATCCCGCCGAACCACCGGTGGACGACGACTGGCCAGGGCTGTTCGAAGCCCTCTCGGCCACGGGCTTCAGCGGCTCGCTCCATGCATTCCAGCGTGTTTACGCGCCCCAGAGCACGACTCTCCCGCTCGCTGTCGTCGGCGCCGGCTCGGGGGCGGATCCCGCCGTGATCCGCGAGGCCGTCGGCACCGGCATCCGCCTTCTCACCGGCTTCGAGAGCGTCGCCGTCGGTGTGCTCACGGCCGACTCCGAGCACTGGCGCCCCGCCGCCGAAGGCGCGACGCTGGGCGGATATCGCTTCGACGGCTACAAGAGCGAGCAGCCCAAGCCGCGGGCCCGGCGCGTGCAGGTCCACGCCTCCGTCGAGCCCGCTGCCGAGGATGTCGCCGCGGTCGTCGCCGAGGCCTCGGCCGTCGCGCTCGTGAAGGATCTCATTTCGATCCCCGCCGAATGGCTGGGCCCCGCCGATTTCGCCGAGCGCGCGGTCGCCTCCGTGGCCGATCTTCCCGTGACCGTCGACGTCTACGACGAGGAAGACCTCCGCGACGGCGGATTCGGCGGCATCCTCGGCGTCGGACAGGGATCGGACCGCCCACCGCGCCTCGTGCGCGTGGACTACGCCCCGGAGGACGCGCAGCGCCACGTGGCGCTCGTCGGCAAGGGAATCACGTTCGACACCGGCGGACTCTCGCTCAAACCGCCGGCCTCGATGGTCGGGATGAAGTACGACATGTGCGGCGCGGCGACCGCGTTGGCGGTCGTCCGGGCGGTCGCGACCCTGGGACTGCCCGTGCACGCGACCGCGTGGCTGTGCATCGCCGACAACATGCCCTCCGGAAACGCCACCCGGCCGGGAGACGTGCTGCGCATCGCCGACGGCACGACGGTCGAGGTGCTCAACACGGATGCGGAAGGGCGTCTCGTCCTGGCCGACGGACTCGTGGCCGCGAGCCGCGAGCATCCGGATGTGATCGTGGACGTCGCGACGCTGACCGGAGCGATCACGATCGCCCTCGGCAATCGCCACGCGGGCGTGATGGGCGAGGACGCCGCCGTTGCCGACTACCTGGCCGTCTCGGCGGATGCGGGAGAACTCGCCTGGCAACTGCCGCTGCCGGCGCACATGGTGGACGAGCTCGACTCCCCCATCGCCGATCTGCAGAACGCCAAGATCGGCGATCCCGCCGGAGGCTCCCTGTTCGCGGGACTCTTCCTGCGCCACTTCGTGGGTCGGGTCTCGGACGAGCCCGATGCGCCGCGCATCCCGTGGGTGCACCTCGACATCGCGGGGGTGGGCATGAACAAGGGCGCCGGCTACGGCTTCACCGACAAGGGACCCACCGGCGCGACGGTCCGATCGCTCATCCGCTTCGTCGGACGGGAGGAGACCCGATGA
- the sucB gene encoding 2-oxoglutarate dehydrogenase, E2 component, dihydrolipoamide succinyltransferase, with translation MSTSVVLPALGESVTEGTVTRWLKNVGDTVQADEGLLEISTDKVDTEIPSPISGVIEEILVQEDETVEVGAVLAKIGDGSSAPAADDSPAQAAPVEEAAPAAEAPAAEQAPAEQAPAEPAPAEAAAPSQAPAAGGEGKDVVLPELGESVTEGTVTRWLKSVGDAVEVDEALLEISTDKVDTEIPSPFAGVLQQIFVQEDETVEVGAALARIGDGAAAPQEAAPQQAPAAEEAPAPAPPAEAAPAAAPAPAAAPAPTAPAPAPAAPAAAPAPSAPAPAAADTDDDVTAYVTPLVRRLAQQQGVDLAAVKGTGVGGRIRKEDVLQAAQKAAAPAAAAAPVSAAPAAVEVSPLRGTTQPMSRLRKVLAERAVASMQATAQLTTVVEVDVTKLASYRDAVKADFLAKTGDKLSFLPFFALAAAEALQSNPVINATVDGDQIVYPASENLSIAVDTERGLLTPVLRDAAAKNVAQIAHEIADLAARTRSNKLKPDELAGGTFTLTNTGSRGALFDTPVVFLPQSAILGTGVVVKRPGLVQVDGKDAIAIRSYVYLALSYDHRIVDGADAARFLTTVKKRLEDASFEGQLGI, from the coding sequence ATGAGCACTTCCGTGGTCCTCCCCGCGCTCGGCGAGAGCGTCACCGAGGGAACGGTCACCCGCTGGCTCAAGAACGTCGGCGACACCGTACAGGCGGACGAAGGACTGCTGGAGATCTCGACGGACAAGGTCGACACCGAGATCCCTTCGCCGATCAGCGGCGTGATCGAGGAGATCCTCGTCCAGGAGGACGAGACCGTCGAGGTCGGCGCCGTCCTGGCCAAGATCGGCGACGGTTCCTCGGCGCCGGCCGCGGACGATTCTCCCGCGCAGGCTGCGCCGGTCGAGGAGGCCGCACCCGCCGCGGAAGCCCCGGCAGCCGAGCAGGCACCGGCGGAGCAGGCACCGGCCGAACCGGCGCCCGCCGAAGCAGCCGCGCCTTCGCAAGCGCCCGCCGCGGGCGGCGAGGGCAAGGATGTCGTCCTTCCCGAGCTGGGTGAGAGTGTGACCGAGGGAACCGTCACCCGCTGGCTCAAGAGCGTCGGCGACGCCGTCGAGGTGGACGAGGCGCTCCTGGAGATCTCGACCGACAAGGTCGACACCGAGATCCCCTCTCCGTTCGCCGGCGTGCTCCAGCAGATCTTCGTGCAGGAGGACGAGACCGTCGAGGTCGGCGCCGCGCTGGCCCGCATCGGCGACGGCGCTGCCGCGCCGCAGGAGGCCGCCCCGCAGCAGGCGCCCGCGGCCGAAGAAGCCCCCGCCCCCGCACCCCCGGCAGAAGCCGCCCCCGCCGCTGCTCCGGCTCCGGCCGCTGCTCCTGCCCCCACCGCTCCGGCTCCGGCTCCCGCCGCTCCTGCCGCAGCTCCGGCTCCGTCCGCGCCCGCTCCGGCAGCCGCGGACACCGACGACGACGTGACCGCGTACGTGACGCCGCTCGTCCGTCGCCTGGCGCAGCAGCAGGGCGTGGATCTGGCCGCCGTGAAGGGCACCGGCGTCGGCGGGCGCATCCGCAAGGAGGATGTCCTGCAGGCCGCGCAGAAGGCGGCTGCGCCGGCCGCTGCGGCCGCGCCCGTCTCTGCCGCACCTGCGGCGGTCGAGGTCTCCCCTTTGCGGGGAACCACGCAGCCGATGTCTCGGCTGCGCAAGGTGCTCGCGGAGCGCGCCGTGGCCTCGATGCAGGCGACCGCTCAGCTCACCACCGTCGTCGAGGTGGACGTCACCAAGCTCGCGTCCTACCGCGATGCGGTGAAGGCCGACTTCCTGGCCAAGACCGGAGACAAGCTGTCGTTCCTGCCCTTCTTCGCCCTCGCGGCGGCGGAGGCCCTGCAGTCGAACCCCGTGATCAACGCCACCGTCGACGGTGACCAGATCGTGTACCCCGCATCGGAGAACCTCTCGATCGCGGTCGACACCGAGCGTGGACTGCTCACGCCGGTGCTGCGTGACGCGGCCGCGAAGAACGTGGCGCAGATCGCGCACGAGATCGCCGATCTCGCCGCACGCACGCGCAGCAACAAGCTCAAGCCCGACGAGCTGGCCGGTGGCACGTTCACCTTGACCAACACGGGTTCGCGCGGTGCGCTTTTCGACACGCCGGTCGTGTTCCTGCCGCAGTCGGCCATCCTCGGGACGGGCGTCGTCGTCAAGCGGCCCGGTCTGGTCCAGGTCGACGGGAAGGACGCGATCGCGATCCGCTCGTACGTCTACCTCGCTCTCTCCTACGACCACCGGATCGTGGACGGCGCGGACGCTGCGCGCTTCCTCACCACGGTGAAGAAGCGTCTGGAGGACGCGTCGTTCGAAGGCCAGCTCGGCATCTGA
- the glnA gene encoding type I glutamate--ammonia ligase — translation MFKDSSEVLKFIKDEDVKFLDIRFTDLPGVQQHFNIPASTVDEEFFTVGQLFDGSSIRGFANIHESDMQLIPDVSTAYLDQFREAKTLIMIFDIYNPRTGEIYHKDPRQVAKKAEKYLASTGIADTAYFAPEAEFYIFDDVRFEIKQNSSFYSVDSEEGAWNSGRVEEGGNLANKTPYKGGYFPVSPVDKTADLRDDITLKLIEAGFTLERSHHEVGTGGQQEINYRFDTMVHAADDILKFKYIVKNTSEQWGKVATFMPKPLFGDNGSGMHVHQSLWLEGKPLFYDEAGYGGLSDVARWYIGGLLAHAPAVLAFTNPTINSYKRLVKGYEAPVNLVYSAGNRSAAIRIPITGSNPKAKRLEFRAPDASGNPYLAFAAQLMAGLDGIKNRIEPHEPVDKDLYELPPEEAKNIPQVPNSLLDSLDALAADHEFLLAGGVFTPELIETWIEYKIENEIKPIAARPHPFEFELYFGV, via the coding sequence ATGTTCAAAGATTCATCCGAGGTGCTCAAGTTCATCAAGGACGAGGACGTCAAGTTCCTCGACATCCGTTTCACGGATCTTCCTGGTGTGCAGCAGCACTTCAACATCCCGGCCTCGACCGTCGACGAGGAGTTCTTCACCGTCGGCCAGCTGTTCGACGGCTCCTCGATCCGCGGCTTCGCGAACATCCACGAGTCGGACATGCAGCTCATCCCGGACGTGTCGACGGCGTACCTCGACCAGTTCCGCGAGGCGAAGACCCTCATCATGATCTTCGACATCTACAACCCGCGCACGGGCGAGATCTACCACAAGGACCCGCGTCAGGTCGCCAAGAAGGCCGAGAAGTACCTCGCCTCCACCGGTATCGCCGACACGGCGTACTTCGCCCCCGAGGCGGAGTTCTACATCTTCGACGACGTGCGCTTCGAGATCAAGCAGAACTCGAGCTTCTACTCCGTCGACTCCGAAGAGGGCGCGTGGAACTCGGGCCGTGTCGAAGAGGGCGGCAACCTCGCCAACAAGACCCCGTACAAGGGCGGCTACTTCCCCGTCAGCCCGGTCGACAAGACCGCCGACCTGCGCGACGACATCACGCTCAAGCTCATCGAGGCGGGCTTCACCCTCGAGCGCTCGCACCACGAGGTCGGCACCGGTGGACAGCAGGAGATCAACTACCGCTTCGACACGATGGTGCACGCGGCGGATGACATCCTGAAGTTCAAGTACATCGTCAAGAACACCTCGGAGCAGTGGGGCAAGGTCGCGACCTTCATGCCCAAGCCGCTGTTCGGCGACAACGGCTCGGGCATGCACGTGCACCAGTCGCTGTGGCTCGAGGGCAAGCCGCTCTTCTACGACGAGGCCGGCTACGGCGGACTCAGCGACGTCGCCCGCTGGTACATCGGCGGCCTGCTGGCCCACGCGCCCGCGGTGCTCGCCTTCACCAACCCGACGATCAACTCGTACAAGCGACTCGTCAAGGGCTACGAGGCGCCGGTGAACCTCGTCTACTCGGCGGGCAACCGGTCCGCGGCGATCCGCATCCCGATCACGGGCTCGAACCCCAAGGCCAAGCGCCTCGAGTTCCGGGCACCGGACGCCTCGGGCAACCCCTACCTCGCCTTCGCGGCGCAGCTCATGGCCGGCCTGGACGGCATCAAGAACCGCATCGAGCCGCACGAGCCGGTCGACAAGGACTTGTACGAGCTTCCCCCCGAGGAGGCCAAGAACATCCCTCAGGTCCCGAACTCGCTCCTGGACTCGCTGGACGCCCTCGCGGCCGATCACGAGTTCCTCCTCGCCGGCGGCGTCTTCACGCCTGAGCTGATCGAGACCTGGATCGAGTACAAGATCGAGAACGAGATCAAGCCGATCGCCGCGCGACCGCACCCGTTCGAGTTCGAGCTGTACTTCGGCGTCTGA
- a CDS encoding RDD family protein: protein MVSPDALPSGGYPGERLGLPEEGRGSLAKLGRRVWAILIDWACAVVISISFFDYAPLATTLVFVVVQIIFIPTIGGSPGHRLLGMRVQRVTGEWPGLWRPVVRSVLLGLVIPAVIWDADNRGLHDKAAGTVLVRA from the coding sequence ATGGTCTCACCCGATGCGCTTCCCTCCGGCGGATACCCGGGCGAGCGTCTCGGACTTCCTGAGGAAGGCCGCGGGAGCCTCGCGAAGCTCGGTCGCCGGGTGTGGGCGATCCTGATCGACTGGGCCTGCGCCGTGGTGATCTCGATCTCGTTCTTCGACTATGCGCCACTGGCGACCACGCTCGTCTTCGTCGTCGTGCAGATCATCTTCATCCCGACGATCGGAGGCAGTCCCGGTCACCGGCTCCTGGGCATGCGCGTCCAGCGGGTGACGGGGGAATGGCCGGGACTGTGGCGCCCGGTCGTGCGCTCGGTGCTCCTCGGCCTCGTGATCCCCGCGGTGATCTGGGATGCCGACAACAGGGGTCTGCACGACAAAGCGGCCGGCACCGTGCTTGTGCGCGCGTAG